The genomic DNA CACAGCAGTGGTGTAGGAGATGAAAACAATTGTCTCTCAACCTATTGGATTACATACATGTACCACAGTAGCAGCCTCTGAATGTGTGGCGACTGGGAGGATGGTAGACCTTGTAGCCACACAGTCCTGGTGCCACAGGTGCTCTGCCAGGCAGTTCAGTAGGGGGGCTACCTCACCCAGGTTACTGACGTTGCTGACGTCACCCCCCATACGGAACACAGGCAACCCCCAGACCTCCTGGAACCGAGTCACCTCTCTCTCCGTCACATCTGTATGCATGAACAGGTCAAATCTGAGGTCGCTGTCAAGAACAAAGAATTCTGGGTAGTGGATATTAGTCGGTCACAAAACggtcaactacacacacacacaaagggaacAATGTAAGGATACTTGGTGCCAACAACCAATTTCACAACTCTGTCGCAAGATTCAGACCCTCTGGCGATCTGATTGGACAGATCATCAAAGGACACTCGGTCAgtaaaggagaagaggaagaggatggcATCCACCTGCTCCTTACAGGACTGAGATGCACAGGAAAAGGGAATTATATCATTTTTGTTCATATGAATCACCAAAACATTGTGCCGTTTTTTTTAATGCTACTATGCCTTTTTTCTGTGTTAGGTGAAGCTTGTGATACTTCAAGCATACCGGAAGCAAATGGTCAAATCGGCGTAAGGCGTTCTCTCCACAGTCCCATAGCTGCAAGCGGAAAAACAGAACACGGCCGCTCTCCCTCAACTTCACAGGCCAATATACCACTGTGGTCTCAATGCCTACAAGAACAGTTGTTACTTGAGAAACGTCCTGTAGCACATGTTAATTTAACCCACAATATCCAGGCATTATGCCAAATGTTCACAGCTGCACTAGGCCTACCTGTAGTTTCATAGTGCATGTTGGGAATATTGAATCCAGCTAGACGTGCAGCAAGAGCAGTCTTCCCCACCCCACTCTTTCCTGATATGAAGATCTTGTAGTGAACAGTGTCCACAGACACATTAGGGGGCATCACTATAGCCTCCAGAAGACCTGGAAAATTGTTTGAAATATATTTGCTGTATTAAAATGTAAAGTTAATGAATCAATATAAGGCTAACTGTGTACGGTATGATTTGTGGATGATATACAAGCAGGGCAATTTAGCAGCTACTAAGTCAAGAAACATACCAAAGTTTCTACGTTTTTTCTTGTGTAGAATCCTGCTGAAGAACTCCTTGCTATCTGCACTTCGGTGCCAGTCGGCTACAACAATCGACCCAGGATCGAGGACTTGTGCCATATCGTGTGGTTCGACTACGCACTGGCGTGGCATCTATAAAGAATCTGCTCTATGCACGTCTACAACCCGATAAGGAGTCCCTGCGTGAGTACCCGACCGGACCACCTGCACCTTTTGAAGTTCATGAATTATATTTTAACACACATTGACGTTACCGTAGCGCTGCGCGACTAAATTGTGAGAACGCTAACAGAGAACGGGAGACTAAAAATGAGCGTTGTTACCTTGACACCCAACCCAGCGTCTCGTCATCAACATTAAGACGTTTATTTTTCTAAGTACTTCCGGGTCACGGAATTTCCCTACATATAAGTCCCTCACGAAGTAGAAAAATGTaattaacttgtatttttttttaaataatatatgCAAAATTGTCTAAACATTAACATATTTGTTCATATTTATCGAACATTTGCATTAAATGTtggttttaaaacattttccaaagTCAAATAAATGCCTTCAATGCAAAACACTGTATATGAAAAACATATTGCTTATAGAGAAACAAGTATTATATGTGCCGATGTAAAAGTGGGGTTGGGAATACTCAGTAGGTTCAGTAGAgtgttatattttttatatatatggtgttatttcattggggactctggtctAAATACCCAGCAACACTTTGTACTCCACCAACTCCATAGCCCCCAATGCAATAAACTGTACGCCTATAAATGATTGATTTATAGAGTTATGAATAAAGTATGCTTTCTTTAAACCAAATGTACTTGCATTTCTATTGACTTTTTGAATACACATATAGTATGTTGTATATTTTCCAAAGTGTCCACCAGAAAGAAGATAATAAGGTATTTGTATTTTACATTAAAGGCATTTTGGTATGACAATGCGTCCTATGACACAGTGCTTTATTTGTGTCCAGGCACCCCATTTAAGCTGTTTGACCACAATAAAAGTCCAGCAACACTTCCTATGACCTTGCTTTTTGTTTAAACTCACCTGTTTTGTGTTCTAGGGACACTAGTGAGTAGACTTGACTGGACACACAATCGATTGTTTTTCCTGTACATTGCAATTTGTTTGTGCAATACAACAAAAATACAGTAAGACTTTTCTTAAACATTAAATTTCAAAATTGCATCCTTGAA from Oncorhynchus clarkii lewisi isolate Uvic-CL-2024 chromosome 7, UVic_Ocla_1.0, whole genome shotgun sequence includes the following:
- the LOC139413289 gene encoding ciliogenesis and planar polarity effector 2, with protein sequence MPRQCVVEPHDMAQVLDPGSIVVADWHRSADSKEFFSRILHKKKRRNFGLLEAIVMPPNVSVDTVHYKIFISGKSGVGKTALAARLAGFNIPNMHYETTGIETTVVYWPVKLRESGRVLFFRLQLWDCGENALRRFDHLLPSCKEQVDAILFLFSFTDRVSFDDLSNQIARGSESCDRVVKLVVGTKFDLFMHTDVTEREVTRFQEVWGLPVFRMGGDVSNVSNLGEVAPLLNCLAEHLWHQDCVATRSTILPVATHSEAATVVHVCNPIG